Proteins encoded in a region of the Triplophysa rosa linkage group LG6, Trosa_1v2, whole genome shotgun sequence genome:
- the LOC130555919 gene encoding uncharacterized protein LOC130555919 isoform X1 yields MTLQVWNMLFIKVRYQGSRKFIKLQDGFTFADFINEVHSRFGLPARTDLCIFDDTDTEIDEDILQDVLKARPDMLLTARGQNEEFLSSYATSSPCTDTLSQSRSHSSTELDDQTPERPSKNSKPSDDSAAEAKKVVLCALEKNSGGDAILAEYSSKKTLSSEMRQLLVNILVAHMVQMHGRIPTRNQREQYALGVVSLLPSLRDPFSKKKAMSIFMIQTVGLDILLGG; encoded by the exons ATGACtttgcaggtttggaacatgcTGTTCATTAAAGTGAGATATCAGGGCTCAAGAAAATTTATCAAACTGCAGGATGGATTTACTTTCGCTGACTTCATTAATGAAG TCCACAGTCGGTTTGGCCTACCCGCCAGGACAGATCTGTGTATTTTTGATGACACTGATACTGAAATTGACGAGGACATTTTACAAGATGTACTCAAGGCGAGACCTGATATGTTGCTCACAGCTAGAGGACAAAATGAAG aatTTTTGTCATCATATGCAACAAGCAGCCCTTGCACTGACACATTGTCACAAAGTCGTAGTCATTCATCAACTGAACTTGATGATCAAACCCCAGAACGTCCTTCCAAAAACTCTAAGCCATCAGATGACTCCGCGGCTGAAGCAAAAAAG GTGGTCCTTTGTGCCCTTGAGAAGAACAGTGGAGGTGATGCCATCCTTGCTGAATACAGTTccaaaaaaacactttcaagCGAAATGAGACAACTCCTAGTCAACATTTTAGTTGCTCATATGGTACAAATGCATGg GAGGATTCCCACAAGAAACCAGAGAGAGCAATATGCTCTTGGTGTTGTGTCTCTCTTACCATCGCTAAGAGAtccattttcaaaaaaaaaggCTAT GAGCATTTTTATGATTCAGACAGTGGGACTGGATATATTGCTTGGCGGTTGA
- the LOC130555919 gene encoding uncharacterized protein LOC130555919 isoform X2, whose translation MLFIKVRYQGSRKFIKLQDGFTFADFINEVHSRFGLPARTDLCIFDDTDTEIDEDILQDVLKARPDMLLTARGQNEEFLSSYATSSPCTDTLSQSRSHSSTELDDQTPERPSKNSKPSDDSAAEAKKVVLCALEKNSGGDAILAEYSSKKTLSSEMRQLLVNILVAHMVQMHGRIPTRNQREQYALGVVSLLPSLRDPFSKKKAMSIFMIQTVGLDILLGG comes from the exons atgcTGTTCATTAAAGTGAGATATCAGGGCTCAAGAAAATTTATCAAACTGCAGGATGGATTTACTTTCGCTGACTTCATTAATGAAG TCCACAGTCGGTTTGGCCTACCCGCCAGGACAGATCTGTGTATTTTTGATGACACTGATACTGAAATTGACGAGGACATTTTACAAGATGTACTCAAGGCGAGACCTGATATGTTGCTCACAGCTAGAGGACAAAATGAAG aatTTTTGTCATCATATGCAACAAGCAGCCCTTGCACTGACACATTGTCACAAAGTCGTAGTCATTCATCAACTGAACTTGATGATCAAACCCCAGAACGTCCTTCCAAAAACTCTAAGCCATCAGATGACTCCGCGGCTGAAGCAAAAAAG GTGGTCCTTTGTGCCCTTGAGAAGAACAGTGGAGGTGATGCCATCCTTGCTGAATACAGTTccaaaaaaacactttcaagCGAAATGAGACAACTCCTAGTCAACATTTTAGTTGCTCATATGGTACAAATGCATGg GAGGATTCCCACAAGAAACCAGAGAGAGCAATATGCTCTTGGTGTTGTGTCTCTCTTACCATCGCTAAGAGAtccattttcaaaaaaaaaggCTAT GAGCATTTTTATGATTCAGACAGTGGGACTGGATATATTGCTTGGCGGTTGA